The Streptomyces sp. A2-16 sequence CATCGGGATGTGGCACCACGCCGACGGGGCCTGGGGCGGGCTCGGCGCGATGGTGCCTGCTCTGGCACCCCTCTACCAGGGCGTCGCCGACGTCGACTCGATGACCGTGGACCCGCACAAGACCCTCAGCGTGCCGGTCGGCTGCGGCGCACTCCTCATCAGAGACTCCGAGCACCTGCACACCGCGTTCGCCCACCGTGCCTCCTATCTCACCCCCGGCGAACCCGACACACTTCCCTGGCTCTCCCACGCCACCATCGAACTCACCCGCCCCGGCACCCGGGCTCTCGCCCTGTGGGCGACGCTGCACCACCTCGGCCGCGACGGTGTCACCGCCCTGCTCCAGCACTACCTGACGCTCGCCGACCGGCTCCGCGAGAAGATCACCGCCAGCCCCCGCCTGGAACTGGTGGCCGGCGGCCCCTGGCCGGTCGCCTGCTTCCGCCTCACCGACACCGGCGCATCGGACCTCGACACCCTCCACACTCGTGTCGCTCACCACGTACAGACCGGCGGACGTGCCTACCTCGCCACCGTCAGCGTCCACGACCGCACGGTCCTGCGTGCCTGCCTGTGCAACTACCGCACCAGTGAGAGCGACCTCGACCTGCTGCTTCGCGAAGTCCTCCGCGCTGCCGACTCCGACCGGACGGCACCCGCCCGATACAGCGTCGAGTAATCACCAGCGCCGGGCCCGCCGTCTTCGCACCGCCGAAGGGCGGCAAGCCGGCCACTCGGACCCGGGTCTGGCCGTCCGCGTGTACGCGCACCTGATGCCGTCCAGCCAGGAGCGCACTCGAGAAGCCGTCGCTGTGCGCAAGGTGACCGGGCAGAGCTTGTGGCACAGCCGGGTCCTTGCACGCCAAGCGCCCGTCACCCTCCTTGGGGGTCTGTCTGCGTACAGGGCCCAGTCCGCTGTCGCCGTGCTTTTGAGCGCCCGCGCCCGAGCGGAGTGGAGACAGGAACCGGAGCCCGGAGAGCGCACGGCCCCCTCCCCCTGACGGCCCGGAGACTGGCCCGGAGACGGCGAAAAGCCCCCTCCCGGCGGAGAAACCGCAGGCAGGGGGCTTGTTCGTGGGCGCTTACTTCTTCTTGCCCTGGTTCTTGACCGCCTCGATCGCCGCCGCGGCCGCCTCCGGGTCGAGGTACTTGCCGCCCGGGGTCACCGGGGTGAAGGACGCGTCGAGTTCGTAGTAGAGGGGGATGCCCGTCGGGATGTTGAGGCCCGCGATGTCGGCGTCGGAGATGCCGTCCAGGTGCTTGACGAGGGCGCGGAGCGAGTTGCCGTGGGCCGCGACCAGGACCGTGCGGCCTGC is a genomic window containing:
- a CDS encoding aminotransferase class V-fold PLP-dependent enzyme, producing MPPRQRAGLRDASLGRTGGELSRILDFVCEEIAPFPTGNGHPAFFAWINSPPAPAGLIAELLAAAVNATCGMGDNALMDLERGTLRILADLAGLPATTGGVLTSGGSMANLLALATARTWFLTRRGSADGPAYDRDHARLTLYYNDQAHMSVVKAAACIGIPAHRLRPIPSDAEHRLDPAALRAAVAVDQAAGLLPFCTVTTLGTTATGAIDPLEPVTALCRSIGMWHHADGAWGGLGAMVPALAPLYQGVADVDSMTVDPHKTLSVPVGCGALLIRDSEHLHTAFAHRASYLTPGEPDTLPWLSHATIELTRPGTRALALWATLHHLGRDGVTALLQHYLTLADRLREKITASPRLELVAGGPWPVACFRLTDTGASDLDTLHTRVAHHVQTGGRAYLATVSVHDRTVLRACLCNYRTSESDLDLLLREVLRAADSDRTAPARYSVE